A window from Maribacter dokdonensis DSW-8 encodes these proteins:
- a CDS encoding Crp/Fnr family transcriptional regulator: protein MKAITKYWFLEGFSLFKKLGMPSMMKLCNLLEMEHVDKGNIIDMGERDKNCIFFLKNGSVKIIDSENNIVKYVVKKGNIFGELSIYDKDNSSKEVAIALEDVVICYIESDMMEGLMEEYKSLKNGLLKIYGLRIRKLETRLQDLLYKDSKTRISEFIKVFIEEFGEVEKDRIVAKNLLSHKDIANLTNTSRQTVNNVLSIMRKENIIDYDSKFISYSKKTI, encoded by the coding sequence TTGAAAGCAATTACAAAATATTGGTTCTTAGAAGGATTTAGCCTTTTTAAAAAATTGGGGATGCCTTCTATGATGAAACTCTGCAATCTATTGGAGATGGAACATGTTGATAAAGGCAATATTATCGACATGGGAGAAAGGGATAAAAATTGCATTTTCTTCTTAAAAAATGGATCTGTTAAAATTATCGACTCTGAAAATAACATTGTTAAGTATGTTGTGAAAAAGGGAAATATTTTTGGAGAACTCTCTATCTATGATAAGGATAACTCGTCTAAAGAAGTTGCCATAGCTCTAGAAGACGTAGTCATTTGTTATATAGAATCTGATATGATGGAAGGCTTAATGGAAGAGTATAAGTCTTTGAAAAACGGTCTGTTAAAAATATACGGTCTTCGTATTAGAAAATTGGAAACAAGACTGCAAGACCTATTATATAAGGATAGCAAAACTAGAATATCTGAATTTATTAAAGTTTTTATAGAAGAGTTTGGTGAAGTGGAAAAGGACCGGATAGTGGCAAAAAACTTACTCTCTCATAAAGACATTGCCAACTTGACCAATACCTCTAGGCAGACGGTAAATAACGTATTGAGCATAATGCGTAAAGAAAACATCATTGATTATGATTCAAAATTTATATCGTATTCAAAGAAAACTATATAA